Sequence from the Segatella copri genome:
ATCTGTAAGTGCACTTGGTTCATTAGTCTTGTACAGTCAATGGAAAATCTAGCATACTTGTTGAGCCAATCGGGCTGTTGCTCTGTAAAGAAATGACCATCGGCCTTACAGTGAAATTTACGCATATACAAAATCAGTGTAAAACGTTTTCCACCGAGCGGAGGCATGGTTACTTTCCTTTTTTGCCAGCCACGGGTATGATGTGTCTCGATATGGCAACGATCACAGCAAGCGCAAGTAGACTTGCTTTTTAGCGTCAGTGCCACTTCATCCTCTGTGATGGTATAGTTGATTATAACGAAATTAGCAAAGTGGGGGATGAGGAAAGCAACGAGGTTTTCTCCCACTTCAAAAGCATTTAATTTTAAATCCGTTTGGTTGTTTCCTAAATTTTCTGTACCTTTGCAAATGTTAGCGATTGTCTCCATTGTAAGTCTTATTTTTTGAACACTAATAAACTTACATTTTTTGTCGGACAATCGCTAACATTTTATGTAAAACTTTCTTAAAGAATTCTGCAGTTGGGCATTATGTGCACCAAAATTTGCGAAGAGCCAAAAATATATATAAAACAGCATGCCCGACACACAAAAAAAGGGAAGCGCCGAAACGACACTTCCCCATGGATTGGATGAGTTATATAATCATCTGTCTCGCGACATCTTATTCTGCGTATGCTGTCTTGTAGGCAGAGTCAAAGAACATAGCGCAAGAACCTACGCCAGTCTCATACTCATGCTGCTTCTGACCAGCTCTGTCATACTCCACTACGTAGCCATTGCCATTATAGTCGGGAGTACCTTTATCGCCCATTTTATAAGAGAGCACGAAGATATGACCGTTCAATGGGTCGGCAAAGATTCCGCATGGGCTCACAGGCATCTCAGAGAGCGTCAGCGCCTGTGGTTGTGTACTTCCTGCCGCAAGCACGCTCACGCTAGGAGTGCCGCCATAAGGTGCATTGAGCACAAAGAAATAAGAACGAACCAACTGCGGCGTACGTGTTGTAGTACCAGGGGTTACGCATACAGCATAGTTGCCATCTGCCACCTTCTGCGACTTGCCCTCGGCGAAACTCACTGCACGTAGGGCATTCTCGCCAGTGGTCGCATAGTCAGGAGCAGGTCCATATACTGGGTTGTCGAGAACATACAAAACATTAGATGCATAATAGATGCTGGTAGGATTGTTCACGCCCTCGATATTCTTAGTCTCAACATTGTCGTTGGAAAGATTGATGCAAGAGATGTTGCCACCACCATAATCGTAGTTGCTGTTAGCTACATAGAGATTGCCATTGCCGATGACCAAGCTCTCAGGATAGCTGCCCACCTGCCACTTCTTTTGAAGAGCAAAGCTTGTGGTGTCCACGGCAGCCACATATCCACCGTATGTGGTAAAATAAACCTTGCCACCATCAGCGATAATATGGCGAGGCTCGGCGCCCTCGGCATTGCCCAGCAACTCTGTGGTCTTGATTT
This genomic interval carries:
- a CDS encoding YncE family protein, which gives rise to MKKYLLGLAVLLMGTAVMTSCDPAEDYPETYLQVYSTGAYVVNSGNMYSKIESSLTAIDYASSTATQNVFKTANGRSLGNTANDGIVYGNKIYLAVDQSNTIEVIDKKTKQSIKQIKTTELLGNAEGAEPRHIIADGGKVYFTTYGGYVAAVDTTSFALQKKWQVGSYPESLVIGNGNLYVANSNYDYGGGNISCINLSNDNVETKNIEGVNNPTSIYYASNVLYVLDNPVYGPAPDYATTGENALRAVSFAEGKSQKVADGNYAVCVTPGTTTRTPQLVRSYFFVLNAPYGGTPSVSVLAAGSTQPQALTLSEMPVSPCGIFADPLNGHIFVLSYKMGDKGTPDYNGNGYVVEYDRAGQKQHEYETGVGSCAMFFDSAYKTAYAE